The sequence below is a genomic window from Candidatus Cloacimonadota bacterium.
AAGCAATAACAGAACTACGCAATGAAATGGGGTAAAAAATTATCCACGAAAAAATCCACTGATAAACACAGATTATTAAACTGATGGACACAGATAAAAACAAGAAGTATTTATTTGAGAATTATACTTATGAAATTATTGGTTGTTGTCTCGAAGTACATAAAGAACTCGGATGCGGTTTCCATGAACAAGTATATCAAGAAGCATTGGTTGTAGAAATGTCACGAAAGAATATACCGTTTGAAAAAGAAAAACAATTGATCGTTAATTACAAAGATACCGTTCTGAACAGAAGATATATTGCTGATTTTATCTGCTATGACAAGATAATCTTGGAAATTAAAGCAGTGGAGCAATTAGCAAATCAGCATATTGCTCAGGTTCTCAATTATTTAAAAGCTACTGATATGAAACTAGGTTTGTTAGTAAATTTTGGTACAACAAGCTTACAGCATAAAAGGTTAGTGATTTGAATTTAAATCAGTGCAAATTGATTTTTAATCTGTGTGAATCTGTGGAAGAATAAGGGGTTGAGATGGAAGATATAATCGGGGAAATAAGAAAAGAGATGAAGCTAGCTGCTGATGCAGTAATCAAAGCAGCGGAACGTTTAGGTAGTGAAATAGAGCAAGCTGTTGATCTGATATATAATTGCCAGGGCAAGACCGTAGTTACCGGTATGGGGAAAACCGGTCTTATTGGGAGGAAAATATCTGCAACATTAGCCAGTACCGGATCAACATCGATCTTTCTCCATGCAGCCGAAGGGATACATGGTGATCTGGGTATTCTTAATAAGAATGATGTGGTTTTAGCAGTATCTTACAGCGGGAATACTCAGGAATTGATCTCTATCATACCATATATTAAATTTCTCAAGATCCCTATTATTGCTATTACAGGAAATCCTGATTCGCAATTAGCAAAGAATGCTGATGTTGTGTTGAATTCTTCCATACCTGAGGGATATGAGCCATTTAACCTGATCCCGACTGTCAGTACTACCGTAGCTTTAGCAATTGGAGACGCTTTAGCTGTTGCCTTACTCAAGAAAAGAGACTTTCAGATACAAGACTTCGCCCGCTTTCATCCCGGTGGTACGATTGGGAAAAAACTATTACTGACGGTTAAGGACTTGATGCATTCCGGAGATGAGAACCCCATCGTATTGAATACTGAGA
It includes:
- a CDS encoding GxxExxY protein; the encoded protein is MDTDKNKKYLFENYTYEIIGCCLEVHKELGCGFHEQVYQEALVVEMSRKNIPFEKEKQLIVNYKDTVLNRRYIADFICYDKIILEIKAVEQLANQHIAQVLNYLKATDMKLGLLVNFGTTSLQHKRLVI
- a CDS encoding KpsF/GutQ family sugar-phosphate isomerase — its product is MEDIIGEIRKEMKLAADAVIKAAERLGSEIEQAVDLIYNCQGKTVVTGMGKTGLIGRKISATLASTGSTSIFLHAAEGIHGDLGILNKNDVVLAVSYSGNTQELISIIPYIKFLKIPIIAITGNPDSQLAKNADVVLNSSIPEGYEPFNLIPTVSTTVALAIGDALAVALLKKRDFQIQDFARFHPGGTIGKKLLLTVKDLMHSGDENPIVLNTEKMKQVILTMTQKGLGCTNVVDSQGFLVGIITDGDLRRLMTREGDILENTA